A single Apostichopus japonicus isolate 1M-3 chromosome 11, ASM3797524v1, whole genome shotgun sequence DNA region contains:
- the LOC139975606 gene encoding tRNA pseudouridine synthase-like 1, giving the protein MLKVRYLIFFQYIGTNYSGLARNGSKDSSKQGVLDILQEAIQKLTPIQIQNLTSSCQTDAGVHALTNTVHVDVERRPHQRPFHPDTLVKSINNRLRSTDIRIIRAHRVPDTFHARHCAIRRDYLYRLALGCPSEDQMPVVERDRCFGIQEFDLDIAKMQEAAGLFIGLKDFATFRNLRHDFKDLYTEREMYSVSIYHPANHHGSLLWHPYDYRILHIEFSARSYLYRQIRRLVGVLIDVGRGRLTPEDVDAMLQSRDNTNMRGTRPAPASGLYLKDVIYDEKDLCVEEKKRIEDEEVGLDR; this is encoded by the exons ATGCTGAAGGTCAGGTACCTCATCTTCTTCCAGTATATTGGCACAAACTACAG TGGTCTTGCCAGAAACGGGTCCAAAGACTCGTCCAAACAAGGAGTGTTAGATATCTTGCAG GAGGCCATTCAGAAGTTAACACCTATTCAGATCCAGAATTTGACATCATCATGCCAAACTGATGCTGGTGTCCATGCTCTGACCAACACTGTGCACGTTGACGTAGAGAGACGTCCCCACCAGCGTCCATTTCATCCAGACACCCTCGTGAAATCCATTAACAACAGATTGAGAAGCACAGATATAAG GATCATCAGGGCACATAGAGTACCAGATACCTTCCATGCTCGTCACTGTGCAATCAGGAGGGACTACCTCTATAGACTGGCCTTAGGCTGTCCATCAGAGGATCAGATGCCGGTAGTGGAAAGAGATCGGTGCTTTGGAATCCAAGAATT CGATCTTGATATTGCCAAGATGCAAGAAGCTGCTGGCCTCTTTATCGGGCTCAAGGATTTTGCCACATTTAGGAATCTTCGACATGACTTTAAGGATTTGTACACTGAGAGAGAGATGTATTCAGTCTCTATCTACCATCCAGCAAATCACCATGGCAGCCTACTATGGCACCCCTACGACTATCGGATCCTCCATATTGAATTCTCTGCCAGGTCGTACTTGTACCGTCAA ATACGACGGTTGGTAGGAGTTTTGATCGATGTGGGGAGAGGCAGATTAACTCCAGAGGATGTAGATGCAATGCTCCAATCGAGAGACAATACTAACATGAGAGGGACAAGACCTGCTCCTGCATCGGGACTTTACCTCAAAGATGTCATTTATGATGAAAAAG